The Tardiphaga alba genome includes a window with the following:
- a CDS encoding DMT family transporter: MAWIYLVAAGVFEIVWAYTMKQSEGFSKLWPSVITIVTMIASFALLSLAMRTLPLGTAYTIWTGIGAIGAFIVGITVLGEAVTMMRIAAALLIVSGLTMMKLSAVS; the protein is encoded by the coding sequence ATGGCCTGGATCTATCTTGTTGCAGCTGGTGTTTTCGAAATCGTGTGGGCCTACACGATGAAGCAATCCGAAGGCTTTTCAAAGCTTTGGCCGAGCGTGATCACCATCGTGACGATGATCGCGAGCTTCGCGCTGCTGTCGCTGGCCATGCGCACGCTGCCGCTGGGCACGGCCTATACGATCTGGACCGGGATCGGCGCCATCGGCGCATTCATCGTCGGCATCACCGTGCTTGGCGAGGCCGTGACGATGATGCGTATCGCGGCCGCTTTGCTGATCGTTTCCGGCCTCACCATGATGAAGCTGTCGGCCGTCTCGTAA
- a CDS encoding F0F1 ATP synthase subunit A: protein MAGPIEQFEIKPLLHLGEIGGQQISITNATVYMFLTVGIISAFMLLATRRGRLVPNRWQSSAEMTFEFVAKTIRENAGEEGMRFFPLVFSLFSFILVANLIGMVPYVFTVTSHLIVTAALAMLVFLTVTIVGIVRNGFGFLKLFVPTGVPGYIVPFIVPIEVISYLSRPVSHSVRLFAVMLAGHITLKVFAGFVVGLSSLGALGILGAIMPLLMVVTLTGLEFLMSVIQAYVFTMLTCMYLNDALHPGH, encoded by the coding sequence ATGGCAGGACCTATTGAACAATTCGAGATCAAGCCGCTGCTGCATCTCGGCGAGATCGGCGGACAGCAGATCAGCATCACCAATGCGACCGTCTATATGTTCCTCACGGTCGGCATCATCAGCGCTTTCATGCTGCTGGCGACGCGGCGCGGACGTCTTGTTCCGAACCGCTGGCAGTCTTCCGCAGAGATGACGTTCGAGTTCGTGGCGAAGACGATCCGCGAGAATGCCGGCGAAGAGGGCATGCGCTTCTTCCCGCTCGTGTTCTCGCTGTTCTCCTTCATCCTGGTGGCCAATCTGATCGGCATGGTGCCTTACGTCTTCACGGTGACAAGCCATCTGATCGTCACCGCGGCGCTGGCGATGCTGGTATTCCTCACCGTCACGATTGTCGGAATCGTCCGCAACGGTTTCGGCTTCCTCAAGCTGTTCGTGCCTACTGGCGTGCCCGGCTATATCGTTCCGTTCATCGTGCCGATCGAGGTGATTTCGTATCTGTCGCGCCCGGTGAGCCATTCGGTGCGTTTGTTTGCGGTGATGCTGGCTGGACATATCACGCTTAAGGTCTTTGCCGGCTTCGTGGTGGGCCTGAGCAGCCTCGGCGCGCTGGGCATTCTCGGCGCCATCATGCCGCTGCTCATGGTGGTGACATTGACCGGACTCGAGTTCCTGATGTCGGTCATTCAGGCCTATGTCTTCACGATGCTGACCTGCATGTATCTCAACGACGCCCTGCATCCCGGTCACTGA
- a CDS encoding Lrp/AsnC family transcriptional regulator has protein sequence MTRKASPSRSLDPFDRAILRLVQEDNRTPQRTIAEAVNLSTAAVQRRITAMEATGVIARNVAIVDPAAVALTITAIVEVYLRDERAATVDAAKARFRDAPEVQQCYYVTGGTSFVLIVVTQDMRSYEAFTRKLFEENDAVNNYRTLVVIDRVKTDTQIVIPD, from the coding sequence ATGACGCGCAAAGCTTCTCCTTCCCGCTCTCTCGACCCATTTGACCGCGCCATCCTTCGGCTGGTGCAGGAGGACAATCGTACCCCGCAGCGCACGATCGCCGAGGCCGTGAATCTCTCGACCGCGGCGGTCCAGCGCCGCATCACGGCGATGGAGGCCACCGGCGTCATCGCGCGCAACGTGGCCATCGTCGATCCCGCAGCCGTGGCGCTCACCATCACCGCCATCGTCGAGGTCTATCTGCGCGATGAGCGCGCGGCGACCGTCGATGCCGCCAAAGCCCGCTTCCGTGACGCACCGGAGGTGCAGCAGTGTTACTACGTCACCGGCGGCACCAGTTTCGTCCTCATCGTCGTGACGCAGGACATGCGCAGCTATGAGGCCTTCACCCGCAAACTGTTCGAGGAGAACGACGCGGTGAACAACTATCGCACGCTGGTGGTGATCGACCGCGTCAAGACCGACACGCAGATCGTGATTCCGGATTAG
- a CDS encoding DMT family transporter, protein MASSMSGSQQTTTSLGIAFGAGAGALWGLVFLAPELVPAFSPLQLAAGRYLVYGAISALLIAPRWRQLCRKLSRGDWSALLWLGLAGNTLYYTLLTSAVQIGGIAMTSLVIGFLPVAVTIIGSRAAGAVPLGRLMPSLILCSAGAIMIGLEALQVPSAASQQQQLIGLLCAIGALVSWTCFAIGNSRALARLNDISASDWNLLTGVVTGAQSLVLIPLAILAGTVAHDALAWAQFAGVSIAIAVLASIVGNAFWNRMSRLLPLTMVGQMILFETLFALFYGYVWERRWPTLLESAAFAFVVLSVWTCIGAHQAHARRGRAVAGA, encoded by the coding sequence ATGGCCAGTTCGATGTCCGGATCGCAGCAGACGACAACATCCCTCGGCATCGCCTTCGGGGCCGGGGCTGGCGCGCTCTGGGGGCTGGTCTTTCTGGCGCCGGAGCTGGTGCCCGCTTTCAGCCCGCTGCAACTGGCCGCCGGGCGCTATCTCGTTTATGGCGCGATTTCGGCACTGCTGATCGCGCCGCGCTGGCGGCAGCTTTGCCGCAAGCTGAGCCGCGGCGACTGGAGCGCGCTGCTCTGGCTCGGACTTGCCGGCAACACGCTCTATTACACATTGCTGACCAGCGCGGTTCAGATCGGCGGCATCGCGATGACCTCGCTGGTGATCGGCTTCCTGCCGGTCGCGGTGACCATCATCGGCAGCCGGGCCGCGGGCGCCGTGCCGCTCGGCCGCCTGATGCCGTCGCTGATTCTCTGCTCGGCGGGTGCCATCATGATCGGCCTGGAGGCGCTGCAGGTGCCGTCCGCAGCCTCGCAGCAACAACAGCTTATCGGTTTGCTCTGTGCGATTGGAGCGCTGGTCTCATGGACCTGTTTTGCGATCGGCAACAGCCGCGCGCTGGCGCGCCTGAACGATATCTCGGCCTCCGACTGGAATCTCCTCACCGGCGTCGTCACCGGTGCGCAGAGCCTCGTTCTCATTCCGCTGGCCATCCTTGCCGGCACCGTCGCGCATGATGCGCTGGCCTGGGCGCAGTTCGCCGGCGTGTCGATCGCCATAGCGGTGCTGGCCTCCATTGTCGGCAATGCGTTCTGGAATCGCATGAGCCGGCTGCTGCCGCTGACCATGGTCGGACAGATGATCCTGTTCGAGACGCTGTTCGCGCTGTTCTACGGCTATGTGTGGGAGCGGCGATGGCCGACTTTGCTCGAAAGCGCCGCCTTCGCCTTTGTGGTGCTCAGCGTCTGGACCTGTATCGGCGCCCATCAGGCCCATGCGCGCCGCGGCCGGGCCGTTGCCGGCGCCTGA
- a CDS encoding LysR family transcriptional regulator, whose product MDWDNIRVFLAVARGGHFSAAASTLQMDNATVGRRVIALEKSLGCRLFDRRPTGSVLTEAGERLLASAEAIESNLLRAQRDLSQSESDLAGTVRIAAPDGFGTLFLCPLLADLKRQYPTLTIQLVPISRTLSLSKREADLAIMIDRPDEGRLSIRRLIDYSLHFYATRDYLDRHPQPQTIDDLSAHSVVTYVQDLLFADRLNFVPQLYRPEYSRFECATAMGQMAAVRAGAGIGILHDYAVHDDPVFEMVLPDVSFTRSYWMATHLDVVGLNRVQTVANFIASGLTARASIFRRTRPDAETT is encoded by the coding sequence ATGGACTGGGACAATATACGCGTATTTCTGGCGGTCGCGCGCGGCGGGCATTTCTCTGCGGCGGCATCGACGCTGCAGATGGACAATGCCACCGTCGGCCGGCGCGTGATCGCGCTGGAAAAGTCGCTGGGATGCCGGCTGTTCGACCGCCGCCCCACCGGCAGCGTGCTCACCGAAGCCGGCGAGCGCCTGCTGGCCTCGGCGGAGGCCATCGAGTCGAACCTGCTGCGCGCCCAGCGCGACCTGTCGCAATCGGAATCCGATCTGGCCGGCACCGTGCGCATCGCGGCGCCCGATGGTTTCGGCACGCTGTTTCTCTGCCCGCTGCTCGCCGATCTTAAGCGGCAATATCCGACGTTGACGATCCAACTGGTGCCGATCTCGCGCACGCTCTCGCTATCGAAGCGCGAGGCAGATCTTGCGATCATGATCGATCGCCCCGATGAAGGGCGGCTGTCGATCCGTCGGCTGATCGATTACTCGTTACACTTCTATGCGACGCGCGACTATCTCGACCGCCATCCGCAGCCGCAGACCATCGACGACCTCTCGGCGCATTCCGTCGTGACTTATGTGCAGGATCTGTTGTTTGCGGACCGACTGAATTTCGTGCCGCAGCTCTACAGGCCCGAATATTCCCGCTTCGAATGCGCGACGGCGATGGGGCAGATGGCGGCCGTGCGCGCCGGCGCCGGCATCGGCATCCTGCATGACTACGCCGTTCACGATGACCCCGTGTTCGAAATGGTGTTGCCGGATGTCTCCTTCACGCGCAGCTACTGGATGGCTACCCATCTCGACGTGGTCGGCCTCAACCGCGTGCAGACTGTGGCGAATTTCATCGCATCCGGCCTGACCGCCCGCGCCTCCATCTTCCGCCGCACGCGTCCGGATGCGGAAACGACGTGA
- a CDS encoding FkbM family methyltransferase, which produces MSLRSLAAQSLSARQKSQLRKFAFQFGGYRMRRVEAIVDQLVREDGARSFLQIGANDGYMSDPLNLAIFRHGLRGAFVEPQANYHRELQNTYRGLPGLRYVQKAIASEAGHMTMFSLDCSSGRLPRWARGVGTLSADQIRKFGDQIPDIESYIRSQDVPCCTVPELLAEIDERDPDIVVVDAEGLDYAILSQFDFAALTTKLVIYETESMEAGDIDALSVMFVRCGFALLSAGQDTVAIRKTTRSWRSMGVEPAAADITQR; this is translated from the coding sequence GTGAGCCTTCGATCCCTCGCGGCCCAGTCGCTGTCCGCGCGACAGAAGTCGCAATTGCGCAAGTTCGCCTTCCAGTTCGGCGGCTACCGGATGCGGCGCGTCGAGGCGATCGTCGATCAGCTGGTGCGAGAGGATGGCGCGCGCAGCTTCCTGCAGATCGGCGCCAATGATGGCTACATGTCGGATCCGCTCAACCTGGCGATCTTCCGTCACGGGTTGCGCGGCGCTTTTGTCGAGCCGCAGGCCAATTACCATCGCGAATTGCAGAACACCTATCGCGGCCTTCCGGGCCTGCGCTACGTGCAGAAAGCCATCGCCAGCGAAGCCGGGCATATGACCATGTTCTCGCTGGATTGCTCGTCAGGCCGGCTGCCCCGCTGGGCGCGCGGCGTCGGCACACTGTCGGCCGATCAGATACGCAAATTCGGCGACCAGATTCCCGATATCGAATCCTATATCCGCTCGCAGGACGTGCCCTGCTGCACGGTGCCGGAACTTCTGGCGGAGATCGACGAGCGGGATCCGGACATCGTCGTCGTCGATGCCGAGGGGCTCGATTATGCCATCCTGTCGCAGTTCGATTTCGCGGCGCTGACCACGAAACTCGTGATCTATGAGACCGAAAGCATGGAAGCGGGCGATATCGATGCGCTGTCCGTGATGTTTGTGCGCTGTGGCTTTGCATTGCTGAGCGCTGGGCAGGACACGGTTGCGATCCGCAAGACTACGCGTAGTTGGCGGTCCATGGGTGTGGAACCCGCCGCTGCCGACATCACGCAACGATAG
- a CDS encoding acyl carrier protein: protein MTTGTITDTAAIGAAITGYLQQRFPLLGAVDTDTPLLGSAAIDSLGFLEVVTFLEEQFGIALDDDDFDADNLKTPAHLVALVERKLP from the coding sequence ATGACCACAGGGACCATCACGGACACCGCCGCCATCGGCGCGGCAATTACCGGCTATCTGCAGCAGCGCTTTCCGTTGCTTGGCGCCGTCGACACCGACACGCCACTGCTCGGCAGCGCGGCCATCGATTCACTCGGCTTCCTCGAAGTCGTGACATTTCTCGAGGAACAGTTCGGCATCGCGCTCGATGACGATGACTTCGACGCCGACAATCTGAAGACCCCGGCGCATCTCGTCGCGCTGGTCGAGCGCAAACTGCCGTGA
- a CDS encoding AMP-binding protein, producing the protein MTRPAYLLHHLLDGTADEPRTAIIDGARTLTYGELLRHVVGCSEVLRAHGLVPGERVAIALPKSIEECWAIFGVSHAAGVFVPVNALLKMPQVRHIVTDCSASIVITSRAALDGIREALDGVPLKAILCVEDITPQSAPAVSARREAALGEDLAAILYTSGSTGRPKGVMLSHRNLLAGSRIVIQYLGITAQERILSILPFSFDYGLNQFLTVVQQRAVIVLFSFRLGDEIVRAIQQHAITGLAGVPTIWAILTKAAPSLARTPLPSLRYITNSGGAVPSETSKRLRELIPDTQIFLMYGLTEAFRSTFLPPDQVDIRPTSIGRAIPECEVFAVTADGMRCKPGEPGILVHRGPTVSLGYWNRPDDTAKVLRPNPFVPAIQGGDTVCYSGDLVVEDDEGYFSFVGRADAMIKSSGYRISPSEVEEVMMATGALKQVAVIGLPDPLAGQKVHAVAVARDATADAAAILQAVSQQLPAFMVPRAIEFVDALPTTPNGKIDYPLLAQQRGKHVAG; encoded by the coding sequence GTGACCCGGCCCGCTTATCTCCTTCACCACCTGCTCGACGGCACCGCCGACGAGCCGCGCACCGCTATCATCGATGGTGCGCGCACATTGACCTATGGCGAACTGCTGCGTCATGTCGTCGGCTGTTCGGAGGTCCTGCGCGCCCATGGCCTCGTGCCGGGCGAGCGCGTGGCCATCGCGTTGCCGAAGAGCATCGAGGAATGCTGGGCGATCTTCGGCGTCAGCCATGCGGCCGGCGTGTTCGTGCCGGTCAACGCCTTGCTGAAAATGCCGCAGGTCCGTCATATCGTCACGGATTGCAGCGCCAGTATCGTGATCACCTCGCGGGCTGCGCTGGATGGCATTCGCGAAGCACTGGACGGCGTGCCGCTCAAAGCCATTCTGTGCGTCGAGGACATCACGCCGCAATCCGCACCAGCCGTCAGCGCCAGGCGCGAGGCTGCATTGGGCGAGGATCTCGCTGCGATTCTCTATACATCTGGTTCGACCGGCCGGCCGAAAGGCGTGATGCTCAGTCATCGCAATCTGCTGGCGGGATCGCGGATCGTGATCCAGTATCTCGGCATAACCGCGCAGGAACGCATCCTGTCGATCTTGCCCTTCAGCTTCGACTACGGCCTCAATCAGTTCCTCACGGTGGTGCAGCAACGCGCCGTGATCGTGCTGTTCAGCTTCCGTCTCGGCGACGAGATCGTGCGTGCCATTCAGCAGCACGCGATCACCGGTCTGGCGGGCGTGCCGACCATCTGGGCCATCCTGACCAAGGCTGCGCCGTCGCTGGCGCGCACGCCATTGCCGTCGCTGCGCTACATCACCAATTCTGGCGGCGCCGTGCCGTCCGAGACCTCGAAGCGGCTGCGCGAACTGATTCCGGATACGCAGATCTTCCTGATGTACGGGTTGACCGAAGCGTTCCGATCGACCTTCCTGCCGCCCGATCAAGTCGATATCCGGCCGACATCGATCGGCCGTGCGATTCCCGAATGCGAGGTGTTCGCCGTCACGGCGGACGGGATGCGCTGCAAACCGGGCGAACCCGGCATTCTCGTGCATCGCGGGCCGACGGTCTCGCTCGGTTACTGGAACAGGCCCGACGACACCGCGAAGGTGCTGCGGCCGAATCCGTTCGTGCCGGCGATCCAGGGCGGCGACACCGTATGTTACTCCGGCGATCTCGTCGTCGAGGATGACGAGGGCTATTTCAGCTTCGTCGGTCGCGCCGATGCGATGATCAAGTCGTCCGGTTATCGGATCAGTCCATCCGAGGTCGAGGAAGTCATGATGGCCACAGGCGCTCTCAAGCAGGTGGCGGTGATCGGTCTGCCCGATCCGCTAGCCGGGCAGAAGGTGCATGCCGTCGCCGTCGCGCGCGACGCAACGGCGGATGCTGCCGCTATTCTGCAGGCGGTGTCGCAGCAGCTCCCGGCTTTCATGGTCCCGCGCGCGATCGAATTCGTCGATGCGCTACCGACGACGCCGAACGGCAAGATCGATTATCCGCTGCTGGCGCAGCAACGGGGCAAGCATGTCGCAGGCTGA
- a CDS encoding type III PLP-dependent enzyme: MSQADAMTPTLTETLVQRHFSVSGADLCVGGLPVRELAAHHGTPLFIYDGGVMRANYRALKQALQGFAHIHYSVKANPAPAIIRLFASEGAGVEIASIGEYRAARAAGVAPDRILFAGPGKRVAELEAVIADGIDEVHVESYEEIARVAAIGARVGLRVRMSIRVNPVAAAQGGAMRMGGKPAPFGFDEEDLSNVVAAVMAQDALDLRGVHLFAGTQILDVDVLLSQWRHAIDVASRVAALAGKPLHTIDLGGGLGIPYFQGEGTLDLAGITKAVPDLQRLLRADPLLADARPIVEPGRFLAGPGGVYVMAVNASKLSRGTRFLVTDGGMHHHLAASGNLGQIIKRDYPIVAPARMDARDTSPATVVGPLCTPLDTLARKTDLPDLAADDLIAVLQSGAYGRTASPSGFLSQPEAGEILVESGVVEVMSAA; the protein is encoded by the coding sequence ATGTCGCAGGCTGACGCAATGACACCGACGCTGACGGAGACGCTGGTCCAGCGTCATTTCAGTGTGTCCGGTGCGGATTTGTGCGTGGGCGGCTTGCCGGTGCGCGAACTCGCCGCACATCATGGCACGCCGCTGTTCATCTATGACGGCGGCGTCATGCGGGCGAATTACCGCGCGCTGAAGCAGGCGCTGCAGGGCTTTGCGCATATCCATTATTCCGTCAAAGCCAATCCGGCACCGGCGATCATTCGCCTGTTTGCCTCCGAAGGCGCGGGTGTCGAGATCGCATCGATCGGTGAATATCGCGCGGCGCGTGCCGCAGGTGTCGCGCCGGATCGCATCCTGTTTGCCGGTCCCGGCAAGCGCGTTGCCGAACTGGAAGCCGTCATCGCTGATGGCATCGACGAAGTCCATGTCGAGAGCTACGAGGAGATCGCCCGCGTGGCCGCGATCGGTGCGCGGGTCGGTCTACGCGTCCGCATGTCGATCCGCGTCAATCCAGTGGCGGCCGCGCAAGGCGGCGCCATGCGCATGGGCGGCAAGCCGGCGCCGTTCGGCTTCGACGAAGAAGATCTGTCAAACGTCGTCGCTGCGGTGATGGCGCAGGACGCGCTGGACCTGCGCGGCGTGCATCTGTTCGCCGGCACGCAGATTCTCGATGTCGATGTGCTGCTGTCCCAGTGGCGTCACGCCATCGATGTGGCCTCGCGCGTCGCCGCCCTTGCGGGAAAGCCGCTGCACACCATCGATCTCGGCGGTGGCCTCGGCATTCCTTATTTCCAGGGCGAAGGCACGCTCGATCTGGCGGGGATCACCAAGGCCGTTCCGGATCTGCAGCGCCTGCTGCGCGCCGATCCGCTGCTTGCCGACGCGCGTCCCATTGTCGAGCCCGGACGGTTTCTTGCTGGCCCCGGGGGCGTCTATGTGATGGCAGTCAACGCCTCGAAACTGTCACGTGGTACGCGCTTTCTCGTCACCGATGGCGGCATGCATCATCATCTCGCGGCGTCCGGCAATCTCGGCCAGATCATCAAGCGCGACTATCCGATCGTGGCGCCGGCGCGGATGGATGCGCGTGACACATCGCCGGCCACCGTGGTCGGCCCGCTATGCACGCCACTCGACACGCTGGCCCGCAAGACCGATCTGCCGGATCTCGCCGCAGACGATCTGATCGCGGTGCTGCAGTCGGGCGCCTATGGCCGCACGGCGAGCCCGTCGGGGTTTCTCAGCCAGCCCGAGGCCGGTGAAATTCTCGTCGAAAGCGGTGTGGTCGAGGTTATGTCTGCGGCTTGA
- a CDS encoding GNAT family N-acetyltransferase, translated as MSQAAGMISGVRIPQIRRDTSHYLVELTSSWDDVAARLRADMLHAHKTPFQHWHWLGAWYDAHRHDRNNAPLIAIVRDPRQHDVLAIIPLIVRYQHGARIAEFAGGADYNAPILGSAAADHPIDPALLWASLQQALSAAGGCDVVRFSKMPSVIGDLPNPLASLALARPCAIEGHQLIIDDDYEAHRLGRERTFRKELERSWRVFTKHEGARFERITDMARALHVFATLEMQQSERMRGLGQDYALDDKDSSAFHRDVIGRGLDEGYVVLTALTCGETIVATLLGICIEATYLMVRISNAGGIWTNCSPGRLIIDRTMAALHHDGIRKFDFSVGSYDYKRRFGVTPLPLYDLVAAVNWRGRVMLAADRIVKSWQARVAALKPQT; from the coding sequence ATGAGCCAGGCCGCCGGAATGATCTCCGGCGTCCGGATCCCCCAGATCCGGCGCGACACGTCGCATTACCTCGTCGAGCTGACCTCCAGCTGGGACGACGTGGCGGCGCGTTTGCGCGCGGATATGCTCCATGCGCACAAGACGCCGTTCCAGCATTGGCACTGGCTCGGCGCCTGGTATGACGCGCACCGGCACGACCGCAACAACGCGCCGCTGATCGCGATCGTTCGCGATCCGCGCCAGCATGATGTGCTCGCGATCATCCCGCTGATCGTGCGGTATCAGCACGGCGCCCGCATTGCCGAATTCGCCGGCGGCGCCGACTATAATGCGCCCATCCTCGGCTCGGCCGCGGCCGATCACCCTATCGATCCCGCTCTGCTCTGGGCGTCGCTGCAACAGGCTTTGTCAGCGGCAGGCGGCTGCGACGTCGTGCGCTTCAGCAAGATGCCTTCTGTGATCGGCGACCTGCCCAATCCGCTCGCCTCGCTTGCTCTCGCCCGTCCCTGCGCGATCGAGGGGCATCAGCTCATCATCGATGACGACTACGAGGCCCATCGGCTCGGGCGCGAGCGCACCTTCCGCAAGGAACTCGAGCGCAGCTGGCGCGTCTTCACCAAGCATGAGGGGGCTCGCTTCGAGCGGATCACCGACATGGCCCGCGCGCTGCACGTCTTTGCGACGCTGGAGATGCAGCAGAGCGAACGCATGCGCGGACTGGGCCAGGACTATGCCCTCGACGACAAAGACAGCTCGGCGTTTCATCGCGACGTCATCGGCCGCGGGCTGGATGAAGGTTATGTCGTTCTGACAGCCCTGACCTGCGGCGAGACCATCGTCGCGACCCTGCTCGGCATCTGCATCGAGGCGACCTATCTGATGGTCCGCATCAGCAATGCCGGTGGCATCTGGACCAATTGCTCGCCGGGACGCCTGATCATCGACCGCACCATGGCGGCCTTGCATCACGACGGCATTCGCAAATTCGATTTCAGTGTCGGCAGCTACGACTACAAGCGCCGCTTCGGCGTGACGCCACTGCCGCTTTACGATCTCGTCGCAGCCGTAAACTGGCGCGGCCGCGTCATGCTCGCGGCCGATCGCATCGTGAAGTCGTGGCAGGCCCGCGTCGCTGCGCTCAAGCCGCAGACATAA
- a CDS encoding cupin-like domain-containing protein, with translation MADRILVDWDENNAQLWGHQPILIKHNLHQSPLFSRQALAELIEAYPREHYNLIQTGPRESRRVWREGDFGGLSGLQIIDAIDAGTLWLNLRNVTEVDRRYREVVQQLFGEINGHVPGFGAPQHTAGILISSPKAQVYYHADLPGQGLIQILGSKRVYLYPTTPPFLTPQHLEDIALFSVEVDMPFENWYDKHALVYDFKPGEMLHWPLNAPHRVENLNTVNISMTISYTDEQIRRLQMVNFTNGLLRHKFGYQAKSRTTSGPSYLAKRLLQRALRNSSWLRRERTARQSVDFKLDKAKLGEIIDLPKTADAA, from the coding sequence ATGGCCGACCGCATTTTGGTGGATTGGGACGAAAACAATGCACAGCTCTGGGGACATCAGCCGATCCTCATCAAGCACAATCTGCATCAGTCGCCGCTGTTCTCGCGGCAAGCGCTCGCAGAACTGATCGAAGCCTATCCCCGCGAGCACTACAATCTGATCCAGACCGGCCCGCGCGAAAGCCGCCGTGTCTGGCGTGAAGGTGATTTCGGCGGCCTCAGCGGCCTGCAGATCATCGACGCCATCGATGCCGGAACGCTGTGGCTGAATCTCCGCAACGTCACTGAAGTGGATCGCCGCTATCGTGAAGTCGTGCAGCAGCTGTTCGGCGAGATCAACGGCCACGTGCCGGGCTTCGGCGCGCCGCAGCACACGGCAGGCATTCTGATCTCCTCGCCCAAGGCGCAGGTGTATTATCACGCGGATCTGCCCGGCCAGGGCCTGATCCAGATCCTCGGCAGCAAGCGTGTCTATCTCTATCCGACCACGCCACCGTTCCTCACCCCGCAGCATCTCGAAGACATCGCGCTGTTCAGCGTCGAGGTCGATATGCCGTTCGAAAACTGGTACGACAAGCACGCGCTGGTCTACGACTTCAAACCGGGGGAGATGCTGCACTGGCCGCTGAACGCGCCGCATCGCGTCGAGAATCTCAACACCGTGAATATCTCGATGACGATCTCTTATACCGACGAGCAGATTCGCCGGCTGCAGATGGTTAATTTCACCAACGGATTGCTGCGCCATAAATTCGGCTATCAGGCCAAGAGCCGCACGACGTCGGGACCATCCTATCTCGCCAAGCGCCTGCTGCAGCGCGCTTTGCGCAACAGCTCATGGCTGCGCCGCGAGCGCACGGCCCGTCAGTCTGTGGACTTCAAGCTCGACAAGGCCAAGCTGGGCGAGATCATCGACCTGCCCAAGACGGCCGACGCTGCATGA